Part of the bacterium genome, TAACCCGATTCCATATCCCGGAACCGAACTTTACGAGACTGTGAAGGCGAACAACTGGTTTATTAAACAGCCGGAAGAGTATTTGAATTACGTTACGGAAAATGAGGACATACCTGTTTTTGAAACACCTGAAATGTCAAGGGAAGCAAGGCAGAAACTTTTAAAGAGGTGCAGAAGAATAGAGAAACAGGTAACACAAAGAGCAGTTGAACGGATGTATGCTCAATATGGAATTTTGGCAAAGCTCGGCGGGTATATTTTTGCATCGCGATTTATGGAGAGAATGTTTTTTCAGAATATTGCATTCCGCAGGATAATCGAACACATAAGATACAGACGGCTTTTAACAAAGATGGAAGCAATGGAAAGGGCTGCATGAAAGTATGTATGATTTCATATTCGGTTTATGAATATGATAACAGAGTCCACCGTTACGGAGAGGCTTTAATTAAGGCAGGTGTTGAACTTGATGTTATCTGCCTGTCTCCCAATTCACAAAGAAGAAAGATAGCATACGGGACAGGTGTACATTATCATATTGGGAGCCGTTCATTTACAGAGAAAGGCCCGGTTTCGTACCTGTTAAATTTCATTAAATTTTTCAGTAAAAGTTTTTTTATGGTTTCATGGTTATATCTGAAGAAAAAATATGATGTTGTACATTATCACAATATTCCGGATTTCGGAGTATTTGCTGCAATTATACCAAAAATATTCGGCGCAAAGGTTTTACTTGATATCCATGATATTGTCCCTGAATTTTATATGTGGAAATTTAACCTTGCAGAGAATCATCCCATTGTCAGGTTTCTGAAATTTGTAGAGAGGCTTTCATGCAGTTTTGCAGATCATGTGATTACGGGAACGCATCTGTGGCGGGAAAAACTTGTAAAAAGGTCTGTTAATAGAAAAAAGTGTTCTGTTATCATGAATTCTCCTTATCCTCCTCTTTTTGATAAAGCGAAAAATATTAAAAATAAAAACAGACGGTTTACGATGATCTATCCGGGCTCACTGAACGAACATTTCGGAGTTGATATTGCAGTAAGAGGAGTTGCTTTAATAAGAGAAAAAATTCCGGATGTACTTCTTATAATTTACGGAAGGGGCAGGCAGGAAGCAATGCTGAAAAAAATTGTTTCAGAGTTGGATATTGCAGATAATGTGCAGTTTAACCAGCCTGTGCCAAGAGAAAAAATTCCGGAGATCATTGCAGAGTCAGATATAGGTATAGTACCAAAAAGAGGCGGGCCTTTTGCAGATGAGGCGCTGAGCTCCAAACTACTGGAGTTTGTATACATGAATAAACCTGTTGTTGTTTCAAAAACAACAATTGCTGAGTATTATTTTAATGATTCGATTGTAAGGTTCTTTACACCTGAGAATGTTAAAGCATTCGCAAGCTGTGTTGTGGATTTGTATCAAAATCCGGCAGAGATGAAAAAACTGTCTGAGAATTGTAAGAAATTTAACGAAACTCATTCATGGGAAATGTATGAGACGGAGTATTTTAAAATTTTAAATCGGAAGCTATAATGCAGATAGCTATATTAAAAAAAGAGCAGGATGTTTTATGGAAAGAGTATATTGAGAAAAATCCGGAAACAACATTCTTTCATAAAATAGAGTGGAGAGATTTAGTTGTAGACCTTTTTGGATTTACTCCATATTATCTTATTGCAACAGATGGTAATGTTTTCAAAGGCGTCCTTCCGCTTTTTTTGACTCCGCATGGACTTTTCCAGAAGAAGATGGTTTCTGTCCCTTTTGCTGTTGCAGGCGGTGTATGCGGAGATGACCGGGAAACCGAAAAAGCTCTTATAAAAAAGGCCATTGAACTGACAAAATCTAAGGGAGCTGATTTTCTTGAGCTTCGAAATTTTAATCACAAGCCCGGCAATTTGACACAGAGTTCTCCATATTTTACATTTATGCTTAAATTGCCGGATGATTCTGAAATTATATGGAAATCCATGCATAATGAGATGCGCAGATGTGTACGAAGAAGCAGAGAATACGGTATTACCCTGGATTTGGACAATAAAGACATAAAAGGATTTTATTCGATTTATGCAGGGGCACACAGGTTTCTCGGAACGCCTCCTGCAGGTTTTAAGTGGATATATGAAGTATTTTCCAGATTTCCGGAAAACCACAGAATAGCAAATGCATATATAGACGGGAAAGTAATTGCAACAATACTTGTCAGAGAGTATAAGGATACTATTGGTGCTGTATTCGGCCATGTTATCCGGGATTACAGGAACATGTATCCTCTGTATCTTCTTTATTGGAGTCTTATTGAAGAAGGATGTAAAAAAGGGTTTAAAAAATTTGATTTTGGCAGAAGTATTGAAGAGAGCGGTACTTTTAAGTTTAAAAAAAGATGGGGTGCAGAACCGCATAAACTGAACTACCAATACTATAAGTCAAATAATAAAAAGGTCGCGGATACAAGTCAATCCGGTACTGCAAGAAAGAAGTTCGCAGCTGTCTGGAAAAGGCTGCCCCTTGTTATTGTAAATAAACTTGGGCCGGTTATTAGAGGATATTATCCTTAAATCAGGGAGAATATTCAGATGGTTTCAAAATATTCATCTGTTAAACACATTTACCGTGAGGTACTGCATCTTATCCGAAGGCATGCCATAGGTAATTCTGTGAGAGTAAAATTACTGAAAATGGCTGGTGCCAATGTAGGTAAAAATGTTTATATCGGCCAGGAGATGATAGTGTTTGATTCCGGACGTACAGAGCTTCTGACTATAGGAGATAATGTGGGCATAGCACCGTGCTGCATTATTCTCATTCACACAGCACCGGGAACTCCCCTTCACGATACAATTTATCCTGTTCAGAGAAAGCCTGTTATAATCGAAGAAGGAGTGTGGATCGGCGCCAGGGTAACAATCCTCGGTGGAGTGAAAATAGGGAAGAATTCGGCAGTGGCAGCAGGTTCTGTTGTAACAAAAAATGTTCCTCCTTACACTTTAGTGGGAGGTGTCCCTGCTGTTACTATCAGAAAATTTACAAAACCCGGGCCTGAAGAATCGGGAAAAATTGAATGAAACATCAAGTACCGGTATGTATAACATGCGATATCGATCCTACACCTGAAGCAGGCATTCAGGAGAAGATTAAAGCTGTTGAAAAGAGTGTAAATTTATTCAGTGAGTTCGGCATTAAATCTACGTTTTTCTGGGTTGCAAATGTAGCCGAAGAGTATAAATCTGTATTTAATAAACTTCTGAAGTCCGGCCATGAAATCGGGTGCCATGGGTTGAATCACGGCATGGAAGAAGAGTATTCAACAATGGAAGAGAAGACGCAGAGAGATATGCTCTCTCAGGCAACAACAAAACTAAAGAAAATTACAGGCCAGGAGATCAAATCATTTAGAGGCCCGAGAGTAAAAACTTCGGAAATCACGCAGAAAATACTTGTGGAACTGGGATACAATGTAGATTCATCAGTCTGTTCACAACGTGTGGATTTTATAAGTTCCAATCTTATAAATCCGGGCTGGATAAAAGCGCCGAGGCTTCCGTATCATCCGCATAAAAATAGTGCATTTAAAAAAGGGGAAGTACCCATACTTGTTGTTCCTGTTTCGGCTATTGTAATTCCCTTTATTTCAGGCTCTCTTTATACATTCGGCTTAAACTGGATGAAGGTGCTATTCAACTCTTTGTATGAAGAGTCGTTAATTACCGGAAAGCCTATAGTCTACCTTCTTCATCCAGCTGAATTTGCAAGAAAAGAAAAACCGGCAAGAAGAAAATTCTCAGTAAAGGTTGAGGGCTTTAAATTCAGAAGGTCATCTGTAATTTTTGAACAGAACATTAATAAACGGTATGAACTCAACAGAAAGTTATTTGAGTTTATGGCATTCCATAAAGGTATACGCTTTATGACAACAGATCAATTCTCAGGAGGCTATGTTCATAAAAAATAGTGAAAATTTTATCGGAAGGCTGGGCCGGCTATCGCTTTACGGAATAACAGGCATTATGCTGGGGATAATACTTTCTTCAGCTTTACTTGGTTATATCCCGCAGTTTACAGCAGGTCTTGCTTTTATGTTTGCTATAATTCCAATGATAGTAACCTGGCATTCCCATGCAAAGAAAGCTTTTGTTGCTCTCTTAATATTATCAATGGCACTTGTAATTGACAGAACTTTCAGCCTCCATCCGGAACATATGGAAGGAGCTAAAGGGTTTGTTTTGTCCATGCATGATATTGCACTATTGTTTGCACTTTTTGTATCTTTCTTTGAATCCATTCTTAAAAAAGATTTAAAAGTAATGTTTTTCCCAAGATATACACTGCCTCTTTTGGGAGTTGTTTTAATGTCAATACTTTCCATGAGCAAGGCTGTGGCAGTGAATTTCTCTTTTTATGAGCTTATTGAAATATTAAAGGCAATTTTTGTTTTTCTGTACATTGCAAACTACACTTACAAAGAAGAAAACTATAAATTTGTCATTACGTTTGTAATGATTGGGCTTGGTATAGAGATAATGTTTGTAATTATCGAAATTATTTCCGGTTCTCTGCATATTCCATTTCTTGCCACAAGAATGAATGAAGCTGCAGACGGTATCCGGCAGCAAGAGTATTACAGGGCAGGAGGTACTCTCGGAGGCGCCAACGGACTTGCATGGTACCTTGATTTTGTACTTCCCATAGCCTTGGCATTAACGTTTTATAAAATAAAGAGTTTCCCGAGAATTTTAAGCTTTATTCTCACAGGAGGGGGGATTATAGCTCTTATTGCTACCTTTTCAAGGGGCGGCTGGGTAGGATTTATTGTCGGCGGGTTTATGGTC contains:
- a CDS encoding glycosyltransferase family 4 protein, which encodes MKVCMISYSVYEYDNRVHRYGEALIKAGVELDVICLSPNSQRRKIAYGTGVHYHIGSRSFTEKGPVSYLLNFIKFFSKSFFMVSWLYLKKKYDVVHYHNIPDFGVFAAIIPKIFGAKVLLDIHDIVPEFYMWKFNLAENHPIVRFLKFVERLSCSFADHVITGTHLWREKLVKRSVNRKKCSVIMNSPYPPLFDKAKNIKNKNRRFTMIYPGSLNEHFGVDIAVRGVALIREKIPDVLLIIYGRGRQEAMLKKIVSELDIADNVQFNQPVPREKIPEIIAESDIGIVPKRGGPFADEALSSKLLEFVYMNKPVVVSKTTIAEYYFNDSIVRFFTPENVKAFASCVVDLYQNPAEMKKLSENCKKFNETHSWEMYETEYFKILNRKL
- a CDS encoding FemAB family PEP-CTERM system-associated protein, producing MQIAILKKEQDVLWKEYIEKNPETTFFHKIEWRDLVVDLFGFTPYYLIATDGNVFKGVLPLFLTPHGLFQKKMVSVPFAVAGGVCGDDRETEKALIKKAIELTKSKGADFLELRNFNHKPGNLTQSSPYFTFMLKLPDDSEIIWKSMHNEMRRCVRRSREYGITLDLDNKDIKGFYSIYAGAHRFLGTPPAGFKWIYEVFSRFPENHRIANAYIDGKVIATILVREYKDTIGAVFGHVIRDYRNMYPLYLLYWSLIEEGCKKGFKKFDFGRSIEESGTFKFKKRWGAEPHKLNYQYYKSNNKKVADTSQSGTARKKFAAVWKRLPLVIVNKLGPVIRGYYP
- a CDS encoding acyltransferase, whose amino-acid sequence is MVSKYSSVKHIYREVLHLIRRHAIGNSVRVKLLKMAGANVGKNVYIGQEMIVFDSGRTELLTIGDNVGIAPCCIILIHTAPGTPLHDTIYPVQRKPVIIEEGVWIGARVTILGGVKIGKNSAVAAGSVVTKNVPPYTLVGGVPAVTIRKFTKPGPEESGKIE
- a CDS encoding polysaccharide deacetylase family protein, translating into MKHQVPVCITCDIDPTPEAGIQEKIKAVEKSVNLFSEFGIKSTFFWVANVAEEYKSVFNKLLKSGHEIGCHGLNHGMEEEYSTMEEKTQRDMLSQATTKLKKITGQEIKSFRGPRVKTSEITQKILVELGYNVDSSVCSQRVDFISSNLINPGWIKAPRLPYHPHKNSAFKKGEVPILVVPVSAIVIPFISGSLYTFGLNWMKVLFNSLYEESLITGKPIVYLLHPAEFARKEKPARRKFSVKVEGFKFRRSSVIFEQNINKRYELNRKLFEFMAFHKGIRFMTTDQFSGGYVHKK
- a CDS encoding O-antigen ligase family protein gives rise to the protein MFIKNSENFIGRLGRLSLYGITGIMLGIILSSALLGYIPQFTAGLAFMFAIIPMIVTWHSHAKKAFVALLILSMALVIDRTFSLHPEHMEGAKGFVLSMHDIALLFALFVSFFESILKKDLKVMFFPRYTLPLLGVVLMSILSMSKAVAVNFSFYELIEILKAIFVFLYIANYTYKEENYKFVITFVMIGLGIEIMFVIIEIISGSLHIPFLATRMNEAADGIRQQEYYRAGGTLGGANGLAWYLDFVLPIALALTFYKIKSFPRILSFILTGGGIIALIATFSRGGWVGFIVGGFMVWYFYIRNAGILKKIFSVLTFLLIIVMAVTLIAGTANPIKERLSENDKGSAYVRIPLMVVALSMIKANPIIGVGLNNYTFVHQNYDYGVDKITSYYPVPVHNFFLQLTGEVGIPGLLFFLLFIITVFYRGLSYSNKRSDRTAWIVYGILAGSVGFFIQGMVENTSLGSFNVYPLWVLYGTLAGIVESRRSSPDIAQTSS